A genomic stretch from Camelus dromedarius isolate mCamDro1 chromosome 10, mCamDro1.pat, whole genome shotgun sequence includes:
- the TBC1D2 gene encoding TBC1 domain family member 2A isoform X4 has protein sequence MGEVTCPGRCAEQDDMEAYRTQNRFLNSEIHQVTKIWRKVAEKERALLMKCAYLQAKNCQMESKYLAGLRRLQEAMGGEASECSELLRQLIQEALQWEAGDSSADSVVLSPVSEYDEYGFLTVPNYEVEDLKLLAKIQALEVHSHHLLAHEAVERPLRERWAALGELAPSAELKQLLRAGVPHEHRPHIWRWLVRFRVQHLQAPGRYQELLSRSQACKHPAARQIELDLNRTFPNNKHFTCPTSSFPDKLRRVLLAFSWQNPTIGYCQGLNRLAAIALLVLDEEESAFWCLVAIVEVIMPADYYSKTLLASQVDQRVLQDLLSEKLPRLMAHLGQHRVDLSFITFNWFLVVFADSLISNILFQVWDAFLYEGTKVVFRYALAIFKYNEEAILRLQDGLEIYQYLRFFTKTICNSQKLMNIAFNDMNPFPMKQLWQLRTAHRERLEAELHELEQFKAEYLETRTCQGPAVPESCTSEDEGDLEA, from the exons AtgggtgaagtaacttgcccagggcgGTGTGCTGAGCAG GATGACATGGAAGCATACCGGACCCAGAATCGCTTTCTCAACTCCGAGATCCACCAGGTCACAAAGATTTGGAGAAAGGTGGCCGAGAAGGAGAGGGCCCTCCTGATGAAG tgTGCCTACCTCCAAGCCAAGAACTGCCAGATGGAAAGCAAGTACCTGGCGGGGCTGCGGAGGCTGCAGGAGGCCATGGGGGGCGAGGCCAGTGAGTGCTCGGAGCTGCTGAGGCAGCTCATCCAGGAGGCGCTGCAGTGGGAAGCTGGTGACTCCTCGGCCGACAGCGTCGTGCTGAGCCCCGTCAG CGAGTACGACGAGTACGGCTTCCTGACAGTGCCCAACTACGAGGTGGAAGACCTGAAGCTGCTGGCCAAGATCCAGGCGCTGGAAGTGCACTCCCACCACCTGCTGGCCCATGAGGCGGTGGAGCGGCCGCTGCGGGAGCGCTGGGCAGCTCTAGGGGAGCTGGCCCCCTCAGCTGAGCTCAAGCAGCTGCTGCGGGCGGGCGTGCCCCACGAGCACCGGCCGCACATCTGGAGGTGGCTGGTCCGCTTCCGCGTCCAGCACCTGCAGGCCCCCGGCCGCTACCAGGAGCTGCTGAGCCGGAGCCAGGCCTGCAAGCACCCCGCCGCCCGGCAGATCGAGCTGGATCTGAACCGGACCTTCCCCAACAACAAGCATTTCACCTGTCCCACCTCCAGCTTCCCTGACAAGCTCCGCCGGGTACTGCTGGCCTTCTCCTGGCAGAACCCCACCATCGGCTACTGCCAGGGCCTGAACAG actGGCAGCCATCGCTCTGCTGGTCCTAGATGAGGAGGAGAGTGCCTTCTGGTGTCTGGTAGCCATCGTGGAGGTCATCATGCCGGCTGATTACTACAGCAAGACGCTCTTGGCATCCCAG GTGGACCAGCGGGTTCTCCAGGACCTCCTCTCAGAGAAGCTGCCCAGGCTGATGGCCCACCTAGGGCAGCACCGTGTGGACCTGTCCTTCATCACCTTCAACTGGTTCCTTGTGGTCTTTGCAGACAGTCTCATCAGCAACATCCTCTTCCAAGTATGGGATGCCTTCCTCTACGAGGGCACCAAG GTGGTGTTCCGCTACGCCTTGGCCATTTTCAAGTACAACGAGGAGGCGATCCTGAGGCTGCAGGATGGTCTGGAGATCTACCAGTACCTGCGCTTCTTCACCAAGACCATTTGCAACAGCCA GAAGCTGATGAACATTGCCTTCAACGACATGAACCCCTTTCCTATGAAACAGCTGTGGCAGCTGCGGACGGCCCACCGGGAGCGACTGGAGGCTGAGCTGCACGAGCTGGAGCAGTTCAAGGCAGAGTACTTGGAGACCCGGACATGCCAGGGCCCCGCGGTGCCCGAGAGTTGCACCAGTGAGGATGAGGGGGACTTGGAGGCCTGA
- the TBC1D2 gene encoding TBC1 domain family member 2A isoform X5 yields MEAYRTQNRFLNSEIHQVTKIWRKVAEKERALLMKCAYLQAKNCQMESKYLAGLRRLQEAMGGEASECSELLRQLIQEALQWEAGDSSADSVVLSPVSEYDEYGFLTVPNYEVEDLKLLAKIQALEVHSHHLLAHEAVERPLRERWAALGELAPSAELKQLLRAGVPHEHRPHIWRWLVRFRVQHLQAPGRYQELLSRSQACKHPAARQIELDLNRTFPNNKHFTCPTSSFPDKLRRVLLAFSWQNPTIGYCQGLNRLAAIALLVLDEEESAFWCLVAIVEVIMPADYYSKTLLASQVDQRVLQDLLSEKLPRLMAHLGQHRVDLSFITFNWFLVVFADSLISNILFQVWDAFLYEGTKVVFRYALAIFKYNEEAILRLQDGLEIYQYLRFFTKTICNSQKLMNIAFNDMNPFPMKQLWQLRTAHRERLEAELHELEQFKAEYLETRTCQGPAVPESCTSEDEGDLEA; encoded by the exons ATGGAAGCATACCGGACCCAGAATCGCTTTCTCAACTCCGAGATCCACCAGGTCACAAAGATTTGGAGAAAGGTGGCCGAGAAGGAGAGGGCCCTCCTGATGAAG tgTGCCTACCTCCAAGCCAAGAACTGCCAGATGGAAAGCAAGTACCTGGCGGGGCTGCGGAGGCTGCAGGAGGCCATGGGGGGCGAGGCCAGTGAGTGCTCGGAGCTGCTGAGGCAGCTCATCCAGGAGGCGCTGCAGTGGGAAGCTGGTGACTCCTCGGCCGACAGCGTCGTGCTGAGCCCCGTCAG CGAGTACGACGAGTACGGCTTCCTGACAGTGCCCAACTACGAGGTGGAAGACCTGAAGCTGCTGGCCAAGATCCAGGCGCTGGAAGTGCACTCCCACCACCTGCTGGCCCATGAGGCGGTGGAGCGGCCGCTGCGGGAGCGCTGGGCAGCTCTAGGGGAGCTGGCCCCCTCAGCTGAGCTCAAGCAGCTGCTGCGGGCGGGCGTGCCCCACGAGCACCGGCCGCACATCTGGAGGTGGCTGGTCCGCTTCCGCGTCCAGCACCTGCAGGCCCCCGGCCGCTACCAGGAGCTGCTGAGCCGGAGCCAGGCCTGCAAGCACCCCGCCGCCCGGCAGATCGAGCTGGATCTGAACCGGACCTTCCCCAACAACAAGCATTTCACCTGTCCCACCTCCAGCTTCCCTGACAAGCTCCGCCGGGTACTGCTGGCCTTCTCCTGGCAGAACCCCACCATCGGCTACTGCCAGGGCCTGAACAG actGGCAGCCATCGCTCTGCTGGTCCTAGATGAGGAGGAGAGTGCCTTCTGGTGTCTGGTAGCCATCGTGGAGGTCATCATGCCGGCTGATTACTACAGCAAGACGCTCTTGGCATCCCAG GTGGACCAGCGGGTTCTCCAGGACCTCCTCTCAGAGAAGCTGCCCAGGCTGATGGCCCACCTAGGGCAGCACCGTGTGGACCTGTCCTTCATCACCTTCAACTGGTTCCTTGTGGTCTTTGCAGACAGTCTCATCAGCAACATCCTCTTCCAAGTATGGGATGCCTTCCTCTACGAGGGCACCAAG GTGGTGTTCCGCTACGCCTTGGCCATTTTCAAGTACAACGAGGAGGCGATCCTGAGGCTGCAGGATGGTCTGGAGATCTACCAGTACCTGCGCTTCTTCACCAAGACCATTTGCAACAGCCA GAAGCTGATGAACATTGCCTTCAACGACATGAACCCCTTTCCTATGAAACAGCTGTGGCAGCTGCGGACGGCCCACCGGGAGCGACTGGAGGCTGAGCTGCACGAGCTGGAGCAGTTCAAGGCAGAGTACTTGGAGACCCGGACATGCCAGGGCCCCGCGGTGCCCGAGAGTTGCACCAGTGAGGATGAGGGGGACTTGGAGGCCTGA